The window TCTGACCGATGGCTCCACCCAGAAGGTGGAAAGTTGCCGCTCCCCTGTAAGCCGGATTCTGTCCTCAGTGCTTTCGCGCTGATGGACGGTCATTTATCTTATCCCTTGCGGGAAACCTCCCTTGCGGGATGGTGCGACTAATACCCGGGGATCCTGATCGGGCGGGCTACCCTTCCCCTGTTATGTCTTGCGCCACGCGGGGTTTACCGTGCCTCCTCGGTTACCCTTGGAGCGGTGGGCTCTTACCCCACCTTTTCACCCTTACCCCCCGAAGCCTTGGCAAAGGGGGGCGGTTTGTTTTCTGCTGCACTTTCCGTCCGACAGGCTTGAACCGGTCGTCCCCTGTTGTTCACAAGGCGCGCTGCCCTTTGGCGTCCGGACTTTCCTCAACCCCGCCAATACAAGACCGGCAGGACTGCGACCGTCCGGGGAGCGGCGAGCGCAGGCTACGCCTGTAAACTCCAATTAGCAAATCCCAAATACCAACAAGAATACTTGTATTCGCAATTTGGAACTTGGAATTTGGAATTTGAAACTTAGAACTTCCGCACCATGTCTTACGTCCTTCCTACTTACGCCAACTTTCCGCTCACCGCTGTCCGGGGAGAGGGCGCGCGATTGTGGGACAGTGAGGGCAAATGTTATCTCGATTTCTGCGCTGGCATTGCCACGTGCAGCATCGGCCACTGCCACCCTGCACTGAGTAAGGCGATCAGTGAACAAGCATCGACGCTGATGCATTGCTCCAACCTCTACCAAATCCCCCAGCAGAAAGAGCTGGCGCGTACCTTGGTTGAAGATTTCACCAGGATTCCGGGCAAGGTGTTTTTTGGAAATTCAGGAGCCGAAGCCAATGACGGCATGATTAAAACCGCCCGGCGATTTGGTCATGCCAGACCTAACGCCAAAGGCAGCCCCCGCTACGAGGTGATCACGTTTAACAGCTCGTTTCACGGCAGGACGCTTGGATCCATGGCCGCCACGGCCCAAACAAAAATCCAGCAAGGGTTCGATCCGATGCTGCCAGGTTTCAAGTATGTGCCACTCAATGATCTTGAGGCGCTTAAATCGGCGATCACCGACATCACCGCAGGTATCATGCTGGAGCCCATCCAGGGCGAAGGTGGTGTCCATGAGGTTACGCCCGAGTTTTTACAAGGAGTGGCCGGACTTTGTCAGGAACATGATCTGCTGCTGATGCTGGATGAAATCCAGTGCGGACTGGGTCGGACGGGAACCCCGATGGGGTGGCAGGCTGTTTGCCCCGAGCTCAAACCAGACACCATCTCGTGGGCCAAGGGCTTGGGTGGCGGTTTTCCGATCGGTGCCTTTTATGTGAGTGACAGAGCCATCGATGCAAAGGGCACCGCGCTATCTGCACTGATGGATGCCGGCTCCCATGGCTCGACCTATGGCGGCAATCCCCTCGCCTGCTCGGCCGCTCTCGCCGTTCTAACTGAAATCAAATCATCCGGCCTTTGGATCAACGCCGGCCATCAGGAAAAACGGATCCGGCAGGCAGTCACAGCATGGAATCACCCGGCGATCGATACCATCCGGGGCAAGGGCCTTCTTCTCGGATTTGCCCTCAACAGGGAATCCATGGAGGTTCCCGATGAATCACCACCGGCCCCCCACCTCTGCAAGGCGCTGATGGCCAATGGGCTGCTGACCGTCCCCGCCGGGCCTGACACCTTGCGTTGGCTGCCACCACTCAATGTCACCGATGGCGAAGTCGACGAGGCATTGAAAATACTCAAAAACACCCTCGATTTACTGCTTAAAAACTGAATACTCCAAGTATTCGCCCATTTATCCACTCATTCATTAATTCATACCAGTGACCCACTTACTCTCCATCGAAGAGCTATCCAGAGACCGCATCTGGAAAATCATAGATAACGCCGTTTCGTTAAAAACCGAACGTAAAAAACACGGCGGCCACAAGGTCAAGCCGCTTACCGGCCAGACCTGGGCGATGATTTTCACCAAGGCATCCACCAGGACCCGTGTTTCCTTTGAAGTCGGCATTCGCGAACTTGGTGGCTCCGTCATGTTCCTTTCCTCCAACGACCTGCAACTGGGTCGGGGTGAGCCCATCAAGGATACGGCACGCGTGTTGGGCCGGATGGTCCACGGTGCGGTGATCCGGACCTTCGCGCAGAAGGATGTGGTGGATTTCGCCAATTTCTCCGGAATCCCGACGATCAATGCGCTAACCGACGATGCCCACCCGTGCCAGATCCTTGCCGACCTCCTCACCATCCGTGAACGCCTCGGAACCTGGGAGAACAAAAAAATCGCCTTTGTCGGTGACGGCTTCAACAACATGTCCAGGTCATGGATGTGGGCAGCCAGGCAGCTGAACTTTGAACTCGCCATTGCCGCGCCCCAGGGGTGTCTGCCGACTCCCCAATACGTCGAGAGACTGAACTCTGCCAACGTTACCCTGACCACCGATCCAATCGAAGCCGTCAAAGACGCCGATGTCATCAACACCGATGTCTGGCTCTCCATGGGTGAAGAAGGCCAGGTCGAAAAAGAAGCCTTGTTCGGCAACTACCAGGTGAATTCCGAACTCCTCAGGCACGCCCACTCATCCCATATCGTGCTCCACTGCCTGCCTGCTTATCGTGGCAAGGAAATCACCGATACCGTGCTCGAGGGTCACGCCGACGTCATTTTCCAACAAGCCGAAAACCGGCTCCACGTCCAGAAAGCCATCCTGGCCAAACTCGCTGCCTACGGCCAGACGTTCCGTGGCATGTTTTCCTAGCCGGGACATCCGGCCCCTGAAACCCGGATTCCAAGATGATGCACGGCCAACTTCTATTGCTCGGTGTTCCGGGAACCACCCTCACTCCCGAGGACGCCGCGCTCTACAAATCCATCCAACCAGGTGGCTTTGTTCTATTTGGGCGCAATGTCGAGTCCCCAGCTCAGCTTAGAAAACTAACCGACGACCTGCGCGGGCTTTGCGATATCACACCGATCATTTCCATCGACCAGGAAGGTGGTCGCGTTTCCCGCACCCGGGAAATAGGAACCGAACCCCCGTCGGCCCAGGAGCTCCGGGAAAAGGGCGACATGGGGCTGATTGCCCAACACGGCAAACTCACCGCGTTTTTACTCCGTTTGTTAGGATTCAACATGAATCTCTGTCCGGTGTTGGATATCTGCTACGATGATGGTGCCGACAATGCGATGCAGGGTCGCTGTTATGGCACGGATGCCCAGGAGGTCATCACCAACGCGGGAATCTTCAATCGCAACCTCCGCTACTGCAAGGTGCTCTCCAGCGGCAAGCATTTCCCCTCGTGTGGACTCGCAGACACCGACCCCCACCACGCCCTTCCCCATGTCGACAAAAGTGTGGCCGATATGCTTGCCAGCGACCTGCTACCCTACACCGCCCTGATGCCGGAGCTCGACTCGCTGATGAGCTGCCACGCGCACTTTTCTGCCGTAGACCCCGATTCCCCCGGGCTACCCGGCTCATTATCCCGGAATCTGCTGACGCACTTGCTGCGCAACCAGCTTGGCTACGAGGGCGTGATCATCACCGATGACCTCGATATGGGTGCCATCGTCAATACCTATGGCCGCGGACCGGATGTCAAACTCGCCATCGCCGCAGGCAACGACATGGCCATGATCTGTCATCAGGTGGACACTGCCGCTGTCGCCCTGGAACACCTCAAGCAACTGCCGAACCAGACGATAGATGACGCACTGCGCAGGATTGAGAAAATGAAGAAAAAACTTTCCGGTCCGTTGAAATTCACCCCGGAACTGTGGCACAGCATTGACGCCGACATCATGAAACTCCGCGTCGATGTGTTAGGCCCGGAGCGGGCGCACCGGAAAACCGATTATTCAGGTGAGAAACGCTCGCCGGTGGAGGGGTATTGACTAGGGCGACGCCCCCCGGGCTGCCTCGCCAATCATCACTCAAGTCGATATCCCCATTCCGATTATCAATCCCACGTTTTGCGGAAAATGTGCTAAAGAAAATGCACGCAGCCCATTGTTACCCTGAAATCGAAACCCTCCAAACTCAGTCGAATCGGTATCCTTCGTTTACCCATGCCGTGGCACAAACCACGGGTGCGGGAAGCCGACGCCGATGCCGTGATCCTGCTACACGGACTCTGGCGGAGCCTCTGGGCGATGGAGCCGATGGCGAAGTATCTCAACGACCACGGCTATCACACAATCAATGTCCCCTACCCGTCCTTCCGGAAACCGATGGAAGAACTCACCGGCATTATTCATGATGCCATGACCCTTCATGGTGGCGACCGGAGGATCCACTTTGTCACCCACTCGTTAGGCGGCGTCCTGGCGCGCAGGCTCTTACGTCTGCTGCCCCCCGGACAGGCGGGTCGGGTGGTCATGCTCGCCCCTCCCCACCAAGGCAGTGAAATCATCGATTGGGTAGCCCAGTTCAAACCCCTCGCGATGAGCCTCGGGCCGGCCGGCATGCAACTGGGCAGCGGCAAGATCGACGCCCCCGCCTTGCCTGAAGCCGTCGACTCAGCGGTGATCATGGGCACACAAAGCGCCATTCCGTTTTTCCGCAAACTTCTCGACCAGGAAAACGATGGCATCGTCTCCGTTGAGCGGGGAAAAATCGACGGCATGAAGGAGTTCCAGGTCCTGGATGCCGACCACACCTTTATCGCATCCGATCCCCGCGTGATGGAAATGACCCTGAAATTTCTTCGGGATGGCAAAACCGTTTGAGCCTGTACCGATAAATTTTTCTCTACCAGAGTATAATTCTGTTCATTCTGTAAATTCTGTCTAAAACACCCCCGCACATGAGTAAGGACAATAAGACAGACTTTATCCGTGAGATTATCGCCAAGGATCTGGCGAGCGGGAAACATGACACTGTCATCACCCGGTTCCCGCCGGAGCCGAATGGTTACCTGCATATTGGACACGCCAAAGCCATCTGCATCAGCTTCGGTATTGCGCAGGAAAATGCCGCCGTGGGCGCGCGCTGCCATCTTCGTTTTGACGACACCAACCCGGAAAAAGAGGAAAGCGAATATGTCGAAAGCATTAAAACCGACGTCCAGTGGCTTGGCTTCGACTGGGGTGATCACCTGTATTTCGCAAGCAACTACTTTGATTTTTTCTACGACTGCGCCAAGCACCTGATCAATGAGGGGCTGGCTTACGTCGATGAACAGTCGCCTGAAGAGATCAAAAGGAACCGAGGCGACGTCGTTACCCCCGGGACCCCCTCCCCGTTCCGTGACCGCCCCACCGGAGAAAGCCTGGATCTTTTTGCCCGCATGAAAGCCGGCGAGTTCAAAGACGGCTCGATGGTGCTACGTGCCAAGATCGACCTCACATCATCGAACATGAACATGCGCGATCCCGTGATTTACCGGATCGTGCACTCGACGCACCACAACACGGGAGACGACTGGTGTGTCTACCCGATGTATGACTTCGCCCACCCGCTGGAGGATGCACTGGAGCGTATCACGCACTCGCTTTGCAGCTTGGAGTTTGAAAACCACCGACCACTTTACGATTGGTTTATTGCACACTGTCCAGTACCGGCCGTGCCGCGCCAGATCGAGTTTTCCCGCCTGAACCTGAGCTACACGGTGATGAGTAAGCGCAAGCTCCTGCAGCTCGTCGAGGAAGGCCGCGTGAGTGGCTGGGATGACCCTCGCCTGCCTACCATCTCAGGTATGCGCCGTCGTGGTTACCCACCAGCTGCCATACGTAACTTCTGCCACCGTTGTGGTGTCACCAAGGTGAACAGCGTGACCGACATGGCCATTCTGGAATCCGAGATACGTGACGAGCTGAACCGCACCGCCGAACGCCGGATGGCCGTGCTTGACCCGCTCAAGGTCGTCATCACCAACTGGCCAAACGCCGACCACGTCGAGCTGGTCCAAGTACCTAACAACCCTGCCGACAAAACCTCCGGCATGCGCGAAGTGACACTCGGAAAGGAACTCTGGATCGAACGTGACGACTTTATGGAGGAGCCTCCTAACCAATTTTTCCGCCTCGGGCCTGGCCGGTCAGCCCGGCTTCGCGGTGGCTACATCATCACCTGCACGGGTTTTGAGAAAGACGATGCCGGCGAAGTGTCAGAGATCCACTGTGAGTTTATCCCAGATACCATTGGCAAGGATGCGCCTGAAGGCATCCAATGCCGCGCGGCGATCCACTGGGTCGATGCCGCGACTGCCGTCGATGCAGAAGTGCGACTCTATGACCGGCTGTTTTCGGAAGAAAACCCTGACGCAGCCGAAGGAGGGTTCCTCAGCTGCCTCAACGAAGACTCACTTACCGTGGTCCCCAATGCCAAGCTTGAGTCATCACTTGCTGAAGTCAAATCCGGGGTGACCTACCAGTTTGAACGCGTCGGCTACTTCTGCACGGATATTATCGATCACGTTGCGGGTGGGAACATCGTCTTCAACCGGACGGTGGCACTGAGGGACTCCTGGAAGTAGCAGCGTGACGGCGCTTTGCAACCCCCTCCTTTGTCATTCCGGAGTGTAGGCTAGGCGGTTGCAAACCGCCGCCAGTCACGCCTCATCCTGTCCGACGTTGATCAGGATCTCGCGGGGCTTGGCTCCTTCACCCGGGCCGATGATACCGCGTTGTTCGAGGATATCCATCATGCGGGCGGCACGGGTGTAGCCGAGCCTCAGCCGGCGCTGGAGAAGTGATGTACTGGCCTTCTTTTCCTGTCGGATCACCTCCAGACATTTCTGGACGATTTCCTCGTCGGCGTCAGAGACTTCCTCCTCTTCATCGGCACCACCACTTTCGA of the Akkermansiaceae bacterium genome contains:
- a CDS encoding acetylornithine/succinylornithine family transaminase, which produces MSYVLPTYANFPLTAVRGEGARLWDSEGKCYLDFCAGIATCSIGHCHPALSKAISEQASTLMHCSNLYQIPQQKELARTLVEDFTRIPGKVFFGNSGAEANDGMIKTARRFGHARPNAKGSPRYEVITFNSSFHGRTLGSMAATAQTKIQQGFDPMLPGFKYVPLNDLEALKSAITDITAGIMLEPIQGEGGVHEVTPEFLQGVAGLCQEHDLLLMLDEIQCGLGRTGTPMGWQAVCPELKPDTISWAKGLGGGFPIGAFYVSDRAIDAKGTALSALMDAGSHGSTYGGNPLACSAALAVLTEIKSSGLWINAGHQEKRIRQAVTAWNHPAIDTIRGKGLLLGFALNRESMEVPDESPPAPHLCKALMANGLLTVPAGPDTLRWLPPLNVTDGEVDEALKILKNTLDLLLKN
- the argF gene encoding ornithine carbamoyltransferase; the protein is MTHLLSIEELSRDRIWKIIDNAVSLKTERKKHGGHKVKPLTGQTWAMIFTKASTRTRVSFEVGIRELGGSVMFLSSNDLQLGRGEPIKDTARVLGRMVHGAVIRTFAQKDVVDFANFSGIPTINALTDDAHPCQILADLLTIRERLGTWENKKIAFVGDGFNNMSRSWMWAARQLNFELAIAAPQGCLPTPQYVERLNSANVTLTTDPIEAVKDADVINTDVWLSMGEEGQVEKEALFGNYQVNSELLRHAHSSHIVLHCLPAYRGKEITDTVLEGHADVIFQQAENRLHVQKAILAKLAAYGQTFRGMFS
- a CDS encoding glycoside hydrolase family 3 protein, which codes for MMHGQLLLLGVPGTTLTPEDAALYKSIQPGGFVLFGRNVESPAQLRKLTDDLRGLCDITPIISIDQEGGRVSRTREIGTEPPSAQELREKGDMGLIAQHGKLTAFLLRLLGFNMNLCPVLDICYDDGADNAMQGRCYGTDAQEVITNAGIFNRNLRYCKVLSSGKHFPSCGLADTDPHHALPHVDKSVADMLASDLLPYTALMPELDSLMSCHAHFSAVDPDSPGLPGSLSRNLLTHLLRNQLGYEGVIITDDLDMGAIVNTYGRGPDVKLAIAAGNDMAMICHQVDTAAVALEHLKQLPNQTIDDALRRIEKMKKKLSGPLKFTPELWHSIDADIMKLRVDVLGPERAHRKTDYSGEKRSPVEGY
- a CDS encoding alpha/beta hydrolase, with protein sequence MPWHKPRVREADADAVILLHGLWRSLWAMEPMAKYLNDHGYHTINVPYPSFRKPMEELTGIIHDAMTLHGGDRRIHFVTHSLGGVLARRLLRLLPPGQAGRVVMLAPPHQGSEIIDWVAQFKPLAMSLGPAGMQLGSGKIDAPALPEAVDSAVIMGTQSAIPFFRKLLDQENDGIVSVERGKIDGMKEFQVLDADHTFIASDPRVMEMTLKFLRDGKTV
- a CDS encoding glutamine--tRNA ligase/YqeY domain fusion protein produces the protein MSKDNKTDFIREIIAKDLASGKHDTVITRFPPEPNGYLHIGHAKAICISFGIAQENAAVGARCHLRFDDTNPEKEESEYVESIKTDVQWLGFDWGDHLYFASNYFDFFYDCAKHLINEGLAYVDEQSPEEIKRNRGDVVTPGTPSPFRDRPTGESLDLFARMKAGEFKDGSMVLRAKIDLTSSNMNMRDPVIYRIVHSTHHNTGDDWCVYPMYDFAHPLEDALERITHSLCSLEFENHRPLYDWFIAHCPVPAVPRQIEFSRLNLSYTVMSKRKLLQLVEEGRVSGWDDPRLPTISGMRRRGYPPAAIRNFCHRCGVTKVNSVTDMAILESEIRDELNRTAERRMAVLDPLKVVITNWPNADHVELVQVPNNPADKTSGMREVTLGKELWIERDDFMEEPPNQFFRLGPGRSARLRGGYIITCTGFEKDDAGEVSEIHCEFIPDTIGKDAPEGIQCRAAIHWVDAATAVDAEVRLYDRLFSEENPDAAEGGFLSCLNEDSLTVVPNAKLESSLAEVKSGVTYQFERVGYFCTDIIDHVAGGNIVFNRTVALRDSWK